A single region of the Pseudomonas mandelii genome encodes:
- a CDS encoding TetR family transcriptional regulator: MTIKRKPSDARERDLQLALARILRGRAHSGESKVTIAAVAREAGVSTALIHNHYPTVAEAIREAQGRSSRAQRDVKHQDLLAEREKNRMLRQENEELREKIANLASINEVLMAETRTLKAKQADFFATAIFALR; encoded by the coding sequence ATGACCATTAAACGCAAGCCCTCAGACGCCCGCGAGCGGGATTTGCAACTCGCACTTGCACGCATCCTGCGCGGTCGGGCGCATAGCGGCGAATCCAAGGTCACTATCGCCGCGGTGGCGCGTGAAGCGGGTGTTTCAACCGCTCTGATTCACAATCACTACCCAACTGTCGCTGAGGCGATCCGCGAAGCTCAGGGGCGTTCAAGTCGTGCTCAGCGGGATGTGAAACACCAGGATCTTTTGGCTGAGCGCGAGAAAAATCGAATGCTCCGCCAAGAGAATGAGGAACTGCGCGAAAAGATTGCCAACCTCGCCTCGATTAACGAAGTACTGATGGCAGAAACGCGTACTCTAAAAGCCAAGCAGGCCGACTTTTTTGCTACGGCAATTTTTGCATTGAGGTAA
- a CDS encoding site-specific integrase yields MSKNNVTMLPWASIEQQPGDIRELPESDREALIVSAIHVDGHWVILSRYRDNIWQLEGLTSNVPDNMRNLDFNRVPAAFLAVMKSLLYRYLRRGRAGQKRPVASTLRNVFENVLPFLRYLSALKLGHFGAVTPMICANYVAECREIRQTRRNRGQALSPAALERRFMSVEALHELSQYTNDPIPRHPWPDTSARALAGRASLNSEAGKTPLIPDEVFCTLFEKAYEQVQHGERLLDLRDTLDSVAVARKGQVTRSIQEHKVRQLTALGWEGGLETFNQAIKDLRTASYIVLASTSGCRNHELANVKAGACHRTEDDEGTVFHWLRSTSEKTDTGVHDWMIPKIAVHVLRLMERWAEPYQAMIDAEISERRTLNSSDPQIATAQKHRHALFLGVAATKRNQVRTLSGSAWNMCLKAYAKSCGLNWILASHQFRRKFANYAAHSQFGDLRYLREHFAHWSMDMTLGYAMDQDWGQHLDIELYEDIQSELEDIKSEVVGTWLGDTPLTGGYGRSIKHWQRDSANLAIFKSHASMVTSIAESTAIRSNGHAWCTADDDRCVGNTMERTRCGDCNNAVIGGAHVGIYQRLYDNLKRLLDCNDIGDGGRQRVLRDLDRCRDVLMQLGYDPEENVA; encoded by the coding sequence ATGAGCAAAAACAATGTGACCATGTTGCCTTGGGCAAGCATTGAACAACAACCAGGGGATATACGTGAGTTGCCCGAGAGCGACCGCGAAGCACTCATTGTCAGTGCCATTCATGTTGATGGCCACTGGGTCATCCTCAGTCGCTATCGCGATAACATTTGGCAGCTCGAAGGGTTGACGAGCAATGTACCGGACAACATGAGGAACTTGGACTTCAATCGAGTACCCGCTGCGTTTTTAGCGGTGATGAAGTCCCTATTGTATCGCTACCTACGACGCGGTCGCGCAGGGCAGAAGCGTCCCGTGGCAAGTACTTTGCGCAATGTTTTTGAAAATGTATTGCCCTTTCTGCGGTATTTAAGCGCGCTTAAGCTCGGTCACTTCGGCGCTGTAACGCCCATGATCTGTGCAAATTACGTCGCCGAGTGCAGGGAGATCCGACAGACGCGTCGCAATCGGGGGCAGGCGCTGTCTCCGGCGGCCCTTGAACGTCGTTTTATGTCAGTCGAGGCGCTTCATGAACTCAGTCAGTACACCAACGACCCAATCCCAAGACATCCCTGGCCTGATACATCGGCGAGAGCCTTGGCCGGTAGAGCCTCCCTCAACAGTGAGGCCGGCAAAACGCCGTTGATACCAGATGAGGTGTTTTGTACGTTGTTCGAGAAGGCCTATGAACAGGTTCAGCACGGTGAGCGTCTGCTCGATCTGCGCGACACCCTCGATAGCGTCGCTGTAGCACGCAAGGGACAGGTGACCAGATCAATTCAGGAGCATAAGGTTCGCCAGCTGACCGCTCTTGGGTGGGAAGGCGGGCTTGAGACATTCAACCAAGCGATTAAAGATTTGAGAACCGCCTCCTATATCGTTCTGGCCAGCACCTCCGGTTGCCGGAATCATGAGTTGGCCAACGTAAAAGCTGGCGCGTGCCACCGTACGGAAGACGATGAAGGCACGGTCTTTCACTGGCTGCGCTCCACGTCGGAAAAAACCGATACCGGCGTGCACGACTGGATGATTCCAAAAATTGCTGTGCACGTGTTGCGCCTAATGGAGCGCTGGGCCGAGCCGTACCAGGCCATGATCGACGCTGAGATCTCCGAGCGAAGAACGCTTAATTCGAGTGATCCGCAAATCGCCACGGCGCAGAAGCATCGGCATGCTCTCTTTCTCGGGGTGGCTGCCACGAAGCGTAATCAAGTTCGTACCCTCTCGGGTTCGGCATGGAACATGTGCCTCAAAGCGTACGCGAAGAGCTGTGGTCTGAACTGGATCTTAGCCAGCCATCAATTTCGCCGTAAATTCGCCAACTATGCCGCACACAGTCAATTCGGCGACCTGCGTTACCTGCGTGAGCATTTCGCACACTGGTCCATGGACATGACCTTGGGCTACGCCATGGATCAAGATTGGGGGCAGCATCTCGATATTGAACTGTACGAAGACATCCAGTCAGAACTCGAAGACATCAAGTCCGAGGTCGTCGGCACTTGGCTGGGGGACACACCGCTGACTGGCGGCTACGGTCGATCAATCAAGCATTGGCAGCGCGATTCGGCGAACCTCGCGATCTTCAAGAGCCACGCCTCAATGGTAACCTCGATCGCTGAGAGCACCGCGATTCGAAGTAATGGTCACGCCTGGTGTACCGCCGACGATGATCGTTGCGTCGGCAACACCATGGAGCGAACGCGCTGCGGCGATTGCAACAACGCCGTGATTGGAGGTGCACACGTTGGTATCTACCAGCGCCTTTACGACAACCTGAAGAGGTTGTTGGATTGCAACGACATTGGTGACGGTGGTCGTCAGCGCGTATTGCGTGATTTGGATCGCTGTCGTGACGTGCTTATGCAGCTTGGATACGATCCGGAGGAGAACGTAGCATGA